The DNA sequence CGCGCTTATTTCAGACGCGGGATATCATTTGCCCATATTTAATAGAAAGTATACGGCACGAAGCAGGTTACAAGAAAGTGCGCCAGACGTTGAACGACATTGCCGAAAAAGTAGCGCCACAAGGATTCCGCATCAGCTACCACAACCACGACTTTGAGTTTAAGACGACGGTCGCGGGGACATCGGCCCTCGAATACTTACTTGCGTCCACTGCAGACAACGCTGTACTGGCAGAAATCGATGTTTATTGGGTAAAAAAAAGCGGTCGCGACCCGCTTACGTTTATAGAACCGTATGCGTGGCGCATGCCGCTCGTGCACTTGAAAGATATGACCGCCGACGCACGCGAAACGTTCGCGGCCGTCGGGAGCGGCTGCATCGATTTTGCTCCCATCCTCAACTGGTGCGAACAAAACGGCGTCGAATGGTACATCGTCGAACAGGACGTCTGTCCGGGGAACCCACTGCACAGCATCGAAGCGAGCTTACGCCATTTGCAGCAATTGGCTAGCTACATTTGACAACACGAAGTTTGGCGGGGAACGCCCGTCCCATGTAGTTACACATATACTTCATAGGCGGGCGATCTGCCGCCTATAGCGGCGGGACGGCGGGCGGATTGAAACGTCTATTTTTGAGGTAGCACCCGGTACGTCCAATACGTCTCTTGTGTGAGCCAGGCGAGCAATTCCGGATCGTTCGCCTCAAGTTTCGGTTGCCACTGCCGCATCATCCACTCCGTTTGCGAGCGGTGCGCGCGCAGTACGTCAAGCTTCCGCTGCAGCACGTGGCTGATGTCGTTGACGACGTCGGGCTTGCCGAGCACGTCCTCACAGCCGTGCGAGAACGCTTTGCAGTAAATTTTTGGCCGTTGCTCTTTCGGCAGACGTTGCGCTGCGCGAATGACGGCCGCCCCGAATGCGTCGTGGTCGGGGTGTACCGCAAATCCCGGATAAAACGTAATGATGAGCGACGGGTTAATCTCGTCGATAATCGCTGTCATTTTATCGGCGACGAAATCTTCGTCCTCAAATTCAATCGTCTTATCGCGCAAACCGAGCAAGCGCAAGTCTTGAATGCCCATAACCGCGCAAGCGGCTTGTAGCTCCTGTTTGCGAATTTCCGGAAGCGTCTCCCGCGTGGCGAAAAACGGCTGCCCCATGTTCCGCCCCATCTCCCCGAGCGTGCCGCAAGCATAAGTGACCGGTACGCCTTTTTCCGTATAGTTTATAATCGTTCCCGCAACGCCGAACGCTTCGTCGTCCGGATGCGGAAACGCAACGAGCACATGGCGTTCCATCGGATCCCCCCTTTTTTAAAACAAAATGTATATGACGCCTTAATGTATACGTCTGCAACGTTTCTCGTACGCAACAATGCCAGTACCAGTGTTGCATTTTCAAAACGCCGGCATCGCAGCGTTTCATTGCTATATCCGACTCGTCTATATCCGACTCGCTGTACGTTCGTTACCGAAATGGCGTCTTACTTAGTTGTAAGGCGGCAGCGAGCTTTCCTTCCGCATTGTGCCCGGCGAGCAGCAATCGGCCTTGCCCGTCAACTTCCCAATCGGTGAGCCCTTCCGCGTACACCCAGCCGTCGTCTAGTTTCAAACCGACGCGAAACGGCCCCGCACCAGTGATTTTTCCGCGGGAGTAACGGATTTTTGCATTGCGGATAAACGCACCGACGGACAACTCCTTTTGGCGATAACCGGTATAGGCGCCGTTCGTCGTCTCTAGATGCAAAAACAGCTCGACGTTCGCGAAATCGTTTAACACCTTTTGCACATTTTCTCGCTCAATCGGTCCCATGTCAACCTCCCTAACTCCGTTATATCGTCTCATGCTCATTATACCATTAACATTTTTGCTAACAGCAACATTTTTAGGGAAAGATCCAGTCCATCCGCTCCGTCTATAACAGCAAATGAGCGTCTCAATCCACCTGGATCGAGACGCTAGAACTTACCATGCGCGCTTATAATGCTAATGATGTGAATCATTTTAATACTACAAGCACGCTTATAATGCCGGGACATTCGCTAACACTTAATTTCCGCGTTGCTGCGGGCATAGTAGTACCAGTTAATCCCAAGGCTAATGACGTACAAGGCAATTAAAATATACAGAGCTGATACTGCCGACCCGCTTTGCTCGATCGACCACCCGAACAGTTTCGGGATAAAAAAAGCGCCGTAAGCCGCAATCGCAGCCGTAAAACCTAACACGGGCGCAGCCTCTTTTTCCGGGAAAATGATCGGGATCATACGGAACGTCGAACCGTTAGCAATACCAGTCGTCGTAAACAAAATGAGGAACATCGTCAAAAACCCGGCAAAGTTGTGCTGCTCGAGGAAATAGACGACTCCAAACGTCGCTAAAATCATCACTGCAAAGTCCCAAAACGTCACGCGCGCCCCACCGAGCTTGTCCGCAATCCACCCGCCGACCGGGCGAAACGCGGCCCCGACTAACGGCCCTAGAAACGACAAGTGCATCACATTCAACTCGGGAAACTCACTGTTGATCAGGAGCGGAAACACCGCCGCAAACCCGATAAAAGAACCGAAACACATCGTATAGAGCCACGTCATAATCCACGTATGTTTCCGTTTGAAAATAACGGCCTGCTCTTTGAAGGACTGTTTCGCACTCGGAATGTTGTCCATACAAAACATGGCCGCAACGACCACGACGACGATCGGGATGACCCAGAAGTAGGCCGCATTTTGCAACCAAATATGGTCGCCGTTTTCCAGTAGTTGCCCGCTCCCGCCAAGCGCACCGAACATGCCTGCGGTAATGACAAGCGGCGTGACAAACTGGACGACACTGACCCCTAAGTTGCCGATGCCGGCATTAATGCCGAGCGCAAATCCTTTGTGCTTTTTCGGGAAGAAAAAGCTAATGTTCGCCATCGACGAGGAGAAGTTCCCGCCGCCGAACCCGCACATCGCCGCCAAAATAGCCAACGTCGTAAACGATGTATCTGGATTTTGCACCGCCACTCCGATGCCGATCGCCGGAATGAGCAACATCGCGGTCGAAATGACCGTCCAGTTCCTACCGCCAAATATGCCGACGAAAAAAGTGTAAAAGATACGCAAAGTAGCGCCGACTAAACCAGGCAACGCCGCCAGCGTAAACAGTTGACTCGGTGTTAAATTAAACCCGATGTCATTCAAGCGTGCAGCCGCAATGGACCAAATTTGCCAGACGATAAAGGCGAGTGTTAAGGCAAATACAGAAATCCACAAGTTGCGATTGGCGATCTTTCTCCCTTCCCGCTCCCAAAATTGCTCATCTTCCGGATTCCAATTCGCGCCTACGCGTTTCATCGCTAAAACCTCCATATTGTATCGTTTGCACGAAAGCGCGGACCGTCTCGTCGCCCGAGCACAGCTATTTAGGGCCCACAAGATCCACAAAGTCACATCGGCAAACGATATATTGTGATGGTTATCACAAGTGTTCTTCCCCTCAATCGTAAGAAATGGGGCGGTTTCGCGATGTGAAGAAGTTAACATTCTGGCACTTTTTCGCAAATTTATCACAAAGCGTTACAAACTTCATATAGATGTTTGCTATATGATAAAAATAGTACTTAAGGCATGAAGGAGAGTGACCATGTCTACAAAGCACGTCAAACCGACGCAATCGGTTAAAATTGAACAACTGTTACAGATCGCCGACCGCAAGTTTTACGCTAAAAGAGGGACGTACCTGTTTCGCGAAGGGACAGTCGCGGACGAGCTTTATGTCATCGCCTCAGGCAAAGTGGAAATTAGTAAACTAACTTCCGACGGGCGAAAGCTTTCCTTACGCATTTGCGACAAAAACGAAATTTGCGGCGAACTCACATTGTACACACAGGCGCCGATCACGTATTTATTTAACGCACTGGTCATGGAAGATGCAAAGGTTTACGCCGTAAAAAACCACGTGTTAGAAAAAGAAATCTTTCACAATAGCGAACTCGGCTTGGAGTTTATTAAGTGGATGAGTGACCACGTGCGCAAGACGATGACGAAGTTTCGCGACCTCGTCTTACACGGGAGAAAAGGCGCACTATACTCTACGTTAATCCGCATGACGAACAGTTTTGGCGTACCGGCCGCGGACGGTATTTTAATCGACCTGTCGCTGACGAATCAGGAATTAGCCAACTTTTGCGGGATCTCGCGCGAAAGTACGAACCGCATTTTGAACGAACTGAAAGACAAGAACGTTATTTCCATTAATAAAAAGAAAATTACCATCCATGACTTGCAATTTCTCAAAGAAGAAATCAACTGTGAAAACTGCCCCGCCGTTTACTGCAGCATTGAGTAGATGCCCCGCGTACCGTTCCCGGGAACGGCATGGCCTTGGCTAGGCCAACTCGAAGTTACCGATTCGCGCGGCGATCTCCTACGTTAAACGTGTCACGGACGCCTCACTCCCCCATTCGCAACGCGCTCCCCACTAATAGCGCATCCCTCACATCACATAACAGCACGCCACAAAAAAGCGGCAAATGTTTGACATTACCGTGTCATCGTCTCCATTTGTGAAGAGCTTCACAGTTTTCCGCCTGAACCGACAGCTATATTAAGGGCGAGGAGGTCTCTAACTTTAAGGAGAGATGAAGATGCAGAAGAAACATTCACCGCTTTATAACCGCTTAAAATACTTGTCTCCGATCGAAAAACACGCCAATGCACACAGTCAGACGACGTATGAGCCACGTGATTGGGAAAATGCCTACCGCAAACGGTGGCAACACGATAAAGTCGTCCGCTCCACGCACGGCGTCAACTGTACCGGCTCGTGCAGCTGGAACATTTACGTCAAAGACGGCATCGTCACGTGGGAAGGGCAACAGCTCGACTACCCGTCGACTGGCCCCGACATGCCCGATTTTGAACCGCGGGGCTGTCCGCGTGGGGCCAGCTTCTCTTGGTACATTTACAGCCCGCTGCGGGTGAAATACCCGTATGTGCGCGGTGTCTTAATCAACATGTGGCGCGACGCCTTGAAAGAACATAGCGATCCGTTATCTGCCTGGCGCAGCATCGTCGAAGACCCGGACAAAGCACTTAGGTACAAACGAGCCCGGGGCAAAGGCGGTTTCGTTCGAGTCGACTGGGAAGAAGTGTCGAAGCTCATCGCCGCTTCGCTCCTGTATACCGCTCTCACGTACGGACCGGACCGCAACGTCGGCTTTACCCCCATTCCCGCGATGTCGATGGTGAGCTACGCTTCCGGGGCCCGCTTTATGCAATTGATGGGCGGTCCGATGCTCAGTTTTTACGACTGGTACGCCGACTTGCCGCCCGCCTCGCCACAAATTTGGGGCGACCAGACCGATGTGCCGGAAAGCAGT is a window from the Numidum massiliense genome containing:
- a CDS encoding sugar phosphate isomerase/epimerase family protein yields the protein MREKFAVQLYTLRDQLEEDFRGVLKQLGQMGWAGVELAGLHGYPAEQIADWLQACNLEVAGMHVDIARLEKELEDVLAEARLFQTRDIICPYLIESIRHEAGYKKVRQTLNDIAEKVAPQGFRISYHNHDFEFKTTVAGTSALEYLLASTADNAVLAEIDVYWVKKSGRDPLTFIEPYAWRMPLVHLKDMTADARETFAAVGSGCIDFAPILNWCEQNGVEWYIVEQDVCPGNPLHSIEASLRHLQQLASYI
- the bshB2 gene encoding bacillithiol biosynthesis deacetylase BshB2, translating into MERHVLVAFPHPDDEAFGVAGTIINYTEKGVPVTYACGTLGEMGRNMGQPFFATRETLPEIRKQELQAACAVMGIQDLRLLGLRDKTIEFEDEDFVADKMTAIIDEINPSLIITFYPGFAVHPDHDAFGAAVIRAAQRLPKEQRPKIYCKAFSHGCEDVLGKPDVVNDISHVLQRKLDVLRAHRSQTEWMMRQWQPKLEANDPELLAWLTQETYWTYRVLPQK
- a CDS encoding YojF family protein, whose translation is MGPIERENVQKVLNDFANVELFLHLETTNGAYTGYRQKELSVGAFIRNAKIRYSRGKITGAGPFRVGLKLDDGWVYAEGLTDWEVDGQGRLLLAGHNAEGKLAAALQLSKTPFR
- a CDS encoding NarK family nitrate/nitrite MFS transporter; translated protein: MKRVGANWNPEDEQFWEREGRKIANRNLWISVFALTLAFIVWQIWSIAAARLNDIGFNLTPSQLFTLAALPGLVGATLRIFYTFFVGIFGGRNWTVISTAMLLIPAIGIGVAVQNPDTSFTTLAILAAMCGFGGGNFSSSMANISFFFPKKHKGFALGINAGIGNLGVSVVQFVTPLVITAGMFGALGGSGQLLENGDHIWLQNAAYFWVIPIVVVVVAAMFCMDNIPSAKQSFKEQAVIFKRKHTWIMTWLYTMCFGSFIGFAAVFPLLINSEFPELNVMHLSFLGPLVGAAFRPVGGWIADKLGGARVTFWDFAVMILATFGVVYFLEQHNFAGFLTMFLILFTTTGIANGSTFRMIPIIFPEKEAAPVLGFTAAIAAYGAFFIPKLFGWSIEQSGSAVSALYILIALYVISLGINWYYYARSNAEIKC
- a CDS encoding Crp/Fnr family transcriptional regulator, which codes for MSTKHVKPTQSVKIEQLLQIADRKFYAKRGTYLFREGTVADELYVIASGKVEISKLTSDGRKLSLRICDKNEICGELTLYTQAPITYLFNALVMEDAKVYAVKNHVLEKEIFHNSELGLEFIKWMSDHVRKTMTKFRDLVLHGRKGALYSTLIRMTNSFGVPAADGILIDLSLTNQELANFCGISRESTNRILNELKDKNVISINKKKITIHDLQFLKEEINCENCPAVYCSIE